A window of the Streptomyces sp. JB150 genome harbors these coding sequences:
- the hpnE gene encoding hydroxysqualene dehydroxylase HpnE: MTDGATEARVPAGVPSGQGRRAVVVGGGLAGITAALALADAGVRVTLLEGRPRLGGLAFSFRRGELTVDNGQHVYLRCCTAYRWFLERVDGAALAPLQNRLDVPVLDLTKPEGRRLGRLRRDALPVPLHLGRSLATYPHLSLAERARVGRAALALQQLDLTDPALDGQDFGSWLTAHGQSARAVEALWDLVGVATLNAVAGDSSLGLAAMVFKTGLLSEPGAADIGWARVPLGELHDRLARKALDAAGVRTALRTRVTAISQGHDGRWSVQVPGESIEADAVVLAVPQRETHDLLPAGALDAPERLLRIGTAPILNIHVVYDRMVLNTPFLTALGTPVQWVFDRTEASGLTGGQYLALSQSAAHDEIDAPVAALRERYLPELERLLPRTRGAGVKDFFVTRERTATFAPAPGVGRLRPGARTKAPGLYLAGAWTATGWPATMESAVRSGISAADAALRALGRPRPRHLFDVEEAA, translated from the coding sequence ATGACCGACGGCGCGACAGAGGCACGGGTGCCGGCCGGTGTCCCGTCGGGACAGGGCCGTCGCGCCGTGGTGGTCGGCGGCGGGCTCGCCGGGATCACCGCCGCGCTCGCGCTCGCCGACGCCGGCGTGCGCGTCACCCTGCTCGAAGGCCGGCCCCGGCTCGGCGGCCTCGCCTTCTCCTTCCGGCGCGGCGAGCTGACCGTCGACAACGGCCAGCACGTCTACCTGCGCTGCTGCACCGCCTACCGCTGGTTCCTCGAGCGCGTCGACGGTGCGGCGCTGGCCCCGCTCCAGAACCGGCTCGACGTCCCCGTGCTCGACCTCACCAAGCCCGAGGGCCGGCGGCTCGGCCGGCTGCGGCGCGACGCGCTGCCCGTCCCGCTGCACTTGGGGCGCAGCCTCGCGACGTACCCGCACCTCTCGCTCGCCGAGCGCGCCCGGGTCGGCCGGGCCGCACTCGCGCTCCAGCAGCTCGACCTCACCGATCCGGCCCTGGACGGCCAGGACTTCGGCAGCTGGCTGACCGCGCACGGCCAGTCCGCGCGTGCCGTCGAGGCCCTGTGGGACCTGGTCGGCGTCGCCACCCTCAACGCGGTCGCCGGCGACAGCTCCCTGGGGCTCGCCGCGATGGTCTTCAAGACCGGCCTCCTCTCCGAGCCCGGCGCGGCGGACATCGGCTGGGCCCGCGTCCCGCTGGGCGAACTGCACGACCGGCTGGCCCGCAAGGCACTCGACGCCGCCGGCGTACGCACCGCACTCCGTACCCGCGTCACCGCCATCTCCCAAGGCCACGACGGCCGTTGGAGCGTCCAGGTGCCCGGCGAGAGCATCGAGGCGGACGCGGTCGTGCTCGCCGTACCACAGCGCGAGACGCACGACCTGCTGCCGGCCGGTGCCCTCGACGCCCCCGAACGGCTGCTGCGGATCGGCACCGCGCCGATCCTCAACATCCACGTCGTCTACGACCGCATGGTGCTGAACACCCCGTTCCTCACCGCGCTCGGCACCCCCGTGCAGTGGGTCTTCGACCGCACCGAGGCGTCCGGACTGACCGGCGGCCAGTACCTGGCGCTGTCCCAGTCCGCCGCGCACGACGAGATCGACGCCCCGGTGGCCGCGCTGCGCGAGCGCTACCTGCCCGAGCTGGAACGGCTCCTGCCCCGCACCCGCGGCGCCGGAGTCAAGGACTTCTTCGTCACCCGGGAGCGCACCGCCACCTTCGCTCCCGCCCCCGGCGTCGGGCGGCTGCGGCCCGGCGCCCGCACCAAGGCCCCCGGCCTGTACCTGGCCGGAGCGTGGACCGCCACCGGGTGGCCCGCGACCATGGAGAGTGCGGTCCGCAGCGGCATCAGCGCGGCGGACGCCGCGCTGCGCGCCCTCGGCCGGCCCCGCCCCCGTCACCTCTTCGACGTCGAGGAGGCCGCCTGA
- a CDS encoding polyprenyl synthetase family protein, which yields MNGPNGVAGPRTPGIATRGETVPTVPPASKAARETAVDVTALLERGRTLAAPVLRAAIDRLAPPMDTVAAYHFGWIDADGNPASGDSGKAVRPALAVLSAEVTGAAPEIGVPGAVAVELVHNFSLLHDDLMDGDEQRRHRDTVWKVHGPAQAILVGDALFALANELLLELGTVEAGRATRRLTTASRALIDGQAQDISYEHRDRVSVEECLEMEGNKTGALLACACSIGAVLGGADDRTADTLEKYGYHLGLAFQAVDDLLGIWGDPEATGKQTWSDLRQRKKSLPVVAALAAGGSASERLGEILAADAKSSDFATFSEEEFAARAALIEEAGGREWTAEEARRQYAIALDALDAVDMPDRVRAQFAALADFVVVRKR from the coding sequence ATGAACGGGCCGAACGGCGTGGCCGGCCCCCGCACCCCCGGTATCGCAACAAGAGGAGAGACTGTGCCCACTGTGCCCCCGGCCTCGAAGGCCGCTCGAGAGACCGCGGTGGACGTGACCGCGCTCCTGGAGCGCGGCCGGACCCTGGCCGCACCGGTACTGCGAGCGGCCATCGACCGCCTGGCGCCTCCCATGGACACGGTCGCCGCCTACCACTTCGGCTGGATCGACGCCGACGGCAACCCGGCCTCCGGCGACAGCGGCAAGGCCGTGCGCCCCGCGCTGGCCGTGCTGTCCGCCGAGGTCACCGGGGCCGCCCCGGAGATCGGCGTGCCCGGCGCCGTCGCCGTCGAACTGGTCCACAACTTCTCCCTGCTCCACGACGACCTGATGGACGGCGACGAACAGCGCCGCCACCGCGACACCGTCTGGAAGGTGCACGGCCCCGCCCAGGCGATCCTGGTCGGCGACGCCCTGTTCGCCCTCGCCAACGAACTGCTGCTGGAGCTGGGCACCGTCGAGGCCGGCCGCGCCACCCGCCGGCTGACCACCGCGAGCCGTGCCCTGATCGACGGCCAGGCCCAGGACATCTCCTACGAGCACCGCGACCGGGTCAGCGTCGAGGAGTGCCTGGAGATGGAGGGCAACAAGACCGGCGCCCTGCTCGCCTGCGCCTGCTCCATCGGCGCGGTGCTCGGCGGCGCCGACGACCGCACCGCCGACACCCTGGAGAAGTACGGTTACCACCTCGGCCTCGCCTTCCAGGCCGTGGACGACCTGCTCGGCATCTGGGGCGACCCGGAGGCCACCGGCAAGCAGACCTGGAGCGATCTGCGCCAGCGCAAGAAGTCGCTGCCCGTCGTGGCCGCGCTCGCCGCCGGCGGCAGCGCCTCCGAGCGGCTCGGCGAGATCCTCGCCGCCGACGCCAAGAGCAGCGACTTCGCCACCTTCTCCGAGGAGGAGTTCGCCGCCCGCGCCGCCCTCATCGAGGAGGCGGGCGGCCGCGAGTGGACCGCCGAGGAGGCGCGCCGCCAGTACGCCATCGCCCTGGACGCCCTCGACGCCGTGGACATGCCCGACCGGGTGCGGGCCCAGTTCGCCGCGCTCGCCGACTTCGTCGTCGTACGGAAGAGATGA
- the shc gene encoding squalene--hopene cyclase produces the protein MTATTDGSTGAALPARAAAASDTDTIPEAAGVHEAAVRATLRATDFLLARQDAEGWWKGDLETNVTMDAEDLLLRQFLGIQDEETTRAAALFIRGEQREDGTWATFYGGPGELSTTIEAYVALRLAGDAPDAPHMAKASAWIRAQGGIAAARVFTRIWLALFGWWKWEDLPELPPELIWFPSWFPLNIYDFGCWARQTIVPLTIVSAKRPVRPAPFPLDELHTDPARPNPPRPLAPAASWDGAFQRLDKGLHAVRRVLPKRLRKAAMHTAARWIIERQENDGCWGGIQPPAVYSIIALHLLGYDLQHPVMREGLASLDRFAVWREDGARMIEACQSPVWDTCLATIALVDAGLPADHPQLVKAADWMLGEEIVRRGDWAVRRPELPPGGWAFEFHNDNYPDIDDTAEVVLALRRVRHPQPDLVDRAIGRGVRWNLGMQSKNGAWGAFDVDNTSPLPNRLPFCDFGEVIDPPSADVTAHVVEMLAVEGLAHDPRTRRGIDWLLAEQEPDGSWFGRWGVNYIYGTGSVVPALVAAGLPTAHPAIRRAVTWLQQVQNDDGGWGEDLRSYKYAKEWRGRGASTASQTAWALMALLAAGERESPAVERGIAWLVATQREDGSWDEPYFTGTGFPWDFSINYHLYRQVFPLTALGRYLHGEPFSGKQPRKPLAEAKGS, from the coding sequence ATGACAGCGACGACCGACGGAAGCACCGGGGCGGCCCTGCCGGCCCGCGCTGCCGCGGCCAGCGACACCGACACCATCCCCGAGGCGGCCGGGGTCCACGAAGCCGCCGTCCGCGCCACCTTGCGCGCCACCGACTTCCTGCTCGCCCGGCAGGACGCGGAGGGCTGGTGGAAGGGCGACCTGGAGACCAACGTCACCATGGACGCCGAAGACCTGCTGCTCCGTCAGTTCCTGGGCATCCAGGACGAGGAGACCACCCGGGCCGCCGCCCTCTTCATCCGCGGCGAGCAGCGTGAGGACGGCACCTGGGCCACCTTCTACGGCGGCCCCGGCGAACTGTCCACCACCATCGAGGCGTACGTCGCCCTGCGGCTGGCCGGGGACGCGCCGGACGCGCCGCACATGGCCAAAGCCTCCGCCTGGATCCGCGCGCAGGGCGGGATCGCCGCCGCCCGGGTCTTCACCCGCATCTGGCTCGCCCTGTTCGGCTGGTGGAAGTGGGAGGACCTGCCCGAACTGCCGCCGGAGCTGATCTGGTTCCCGTCCTGGTTCCCGCTCAACATCTACGACTTCGGCTGCTGGGCCCGGCAGACCATCGTCCCCCTCACCATCGTCTCCGCCAAGCGCCCGGTGCGCCCCGCGCCCTTCCCGCTGGACGAGCTGCACACCGACCCCGCCCGCCCGAACCCGCCGCGGCCGCTCGCCCCCGCGGCCAGCTGGGACGGCGCCTTCCAGCGGCTCGACAAGGGCCTGCACGCCGTGCGCAGGGTGCTGCCGAAGCGGCTGCGCAAGGCGGCGATGCACACCGCCGCCCGCTGGATCATCGAACGGCAGGAGAACGACGGCTGCTGGGGCGGCATCCAGCCGCCGGCCGTGTACTCGATCATCGCGCTGCACCTGCTCGGCTACGACCTCCAGCACCCGGTGATGCGCGAGGGCCTGGCCTCACTGGACCGCTTCGCCGTCTGGCGCGAGGACGGCGCGCGCATGATCGAGGCCTGCCAGTCCCCGGTGTGGGACACCTGCCTCGCCACCATCGCCCTGGTCGACGCCGGACTCCCCGCCGACCACCCGCAGCTGGTCAAGGCCGCCGACTGGATGCTCGGCGAGGAGATCGTCCGGCGCGGCGACTGGGCCGTGCGCCGGCCCGAACTCCCGCCCGGCGGCTGGGCGTTCGAGTTCCACAACGACAACTACCCCGACATCGACGACACCGCCGAGGTCGTCCTCGCGCTGCGCCGGGTCAGGCACCCCCAGCCGGATCTCGTGGACCGGGCGATCGGGCGCGGGGTGCGCTGGAACCTCGGCATGCAGTCGAAGAACGGCGCCTGGGGGGCCTTCGACGTCGACAACACCAGCCCGCTGCCCAACCGGCTGCCGTTCTGCGACTTCGGCGAGGTCATCGACCCGCCGTCCGCCGACGTCACCGCGCACGTCGTGGAGATGCTGGCCGTCGAGGGCCTGGCGCACGACCCGCGCACCCGGCGCGGCATCGACTGGCTGCTCGCCGAACAGGAGCCGGACGGCTCGTGGTTCGGCCGCTGGGGCGTCAACTACATCTACGGCACCGGCTCGGTGGTCCCCGCGCTCGTCGCGGCCGGACTGCCCACCGCGCACCCGGCGATCCGCCGCGCGGTGACCTGGCTGCAGCAGGTGCAGAACGACGACGGCGGCTGGGGCGAGGACCTGCGCTCCTACAAGTACGCCAAGGAGTGGCGCGGCCGCGGCGCCTCCACCGCCTCCCAGACCGCCTGGGCACTCATGGCCCTGCTGGCGGCGGGCGAGCGGGAGTCCCCGGCCGTCGAGCGCGGCATCGCCTGGCTCGTCGCGACCCAGCGGGAGGACGGATCCTGGGACGAGCCGTACTTCACCGGCACCGGCTTTCCCTGGGACTTCTCCATCAACTACCACCTCTACCGGCAGGTCTTCCCGCTCACCGCGCTCGGCCGGTACCTGCACGGCGAGCCGTTCTCCGGCAAGCAGCCGAGGAAACCGCTCGCCGAGGCCAAGGGGAGCTGA
- a CDS encoding 1-hydroxy-2-methyl-2-butenyl 4-diphosphate reductase, translating into MTPPPAPAPLLIACALGIEHLALRLGDRGGSGGPVTVLRTGMGPKAAERSVTRVLADPALAGAAVLATGFCAGLAPGMHPGDLVVAEETRDPRGSTPCVRTGLLVKELTRAVPGRTVHTGPLTGSDHVVRGAERADLRSTGAIAADMESAATLLSAVRGGERPVAAVRVVVDAPEHELVRIGTVRGGISAFRVLRSILPAFFEWHRNVLLPRR; encoded by the coding sequence ATGACCCCACCGCCCGCCCCGGCCCCGCTGCTGATCGCCTGCGCGCTCGGCATCGAGCACCTGGCCCTGCGCCTGGGCGACCGCGGCGGCTCGGGCGGGCCCGTCACCGTGCTGCGCACCGGCATGGGCCCGAAGGCGGCCGAGCGCTCGGTGACCCGGGTGCTGGCCGACCCGGCGCTCGCCGGTGCCGCCGTCCTCGCCACCGGCTTCTGCGCGGGGCTCGCCCCCGGCATGCACCCCGGCGACCTGGTCGTCGCCGAGGAGACCCGGGACCCGCGCGGCAGCACCCCCTGCGTACGCACCGGCCTGCTCGTCAAGGAACTCACGCGCGCCGTGCCCGGCCGCACCGTCCACACCGGCCCCCTCACCGGCTCCGACCACGTGGTCCGCGGCGCCGAACGCGCCGACCTGCGGTCGACCGGCGCGATCGCGGCCGACATGGAGTCGGCGGCCACGCTTCTGAGCGCCGTGCGCGGGGGCGAGCGACCGGTTGCGGCCGTCCGGGTGGTCGTGGACGCTCCGGAACATGAACTCGTCCGCATCGGCACGGTGCGCGGTGGAATATCGGCTTTCCGCGTCCTACGTTCCATCCTTCCCGCTTTCTTTGAATGGCACCGTAATGTGCTGCTCCCCAGGAGGTGA
- the hpnH gene encoding adenosyl-hopene transferase HpnH: MAMPLRQSIKVATYLAEQKLRRRDKFPLIVELEPLFACNLKCEGCGKIQHPAGVLKQRMPVAQAVGAVLESGAPMVSIAGGEPLMHPQIDEIVRQLVAKRKYVFLCTNAMLLRKKMDKFTPSPYFAFAVHIDGLRERHDESVAKEGVFDEAVAAIKEAKRRGFRVTTNSTFFNTDTPQTVVEVLNYLNDELKVDEMMISPAYAYEKAPDQEHFLGVEQTRELFKKAFSGGNRRRWRLNHSPLFLDFLEGKVDFPCTAWAIPNYSLFGWQRPCYLMSDGYVPTYRELIEKTDWDKYGRGKDPRCANCMAHCGYEPTAVLATMGSLKESLRAMRETVSGNRE; encoded by the coding sequence ATGGCCATGCCGCTGCGCCAGTCCATCAAGGTCGCTACATATCTGGCCGAACAGAAGCTGCGCCGGCGCGACAAGTTCCCGCTCATCGTCGAACTGGAGCCGCTCTTCGCCTGCAACCTCAAGTGCGAGGGCTGCGGCAAGATCCAGCACCCGGCGGGGGTGCTCAAGCAGCGCATGCCCGTCGCGCAGGCCGTGGGAGCGGTGCTCGAATCCGGCGCGCCGATGGTGTCCATCGCCGGCGGCGAACCGCTGATGCACCCTCAGATCGACGAGATCGTGCGGCAGTTGGTGGCGAAGCGGAAATACGTGTTCCTCTGCACCAACGCCATGCTGCTGCGCAAGAAGATGGACAAGTTCACCCCCTCGCCCTACTTCGCCTTCGCCGTGCACATCGACGGGCTGCGCGAGCGGCACGACGAGTCCGTCGCCAAGGAGGGCGTGTTCGACGAGGCGGTCGCCGCGATCAAGGAGGCCAAGCGGCGCGGCTTCCGGGTCACCACCAACTCGACCTTCTTCAACACCGACACCCCGCAGACCGTCGTCGAGGTCCTGAACTACCTCAACGACGAGCTGAAGGTGGACGAGATGATGATCTCGCCCGCGTACGCCTACGAGAAGGCGCCCGACCAGGAGCACTTCCTCGGCGTCGAGCAGACCCGCGAGCTGTTCAAGAAGGCCTTCTCGGGCGGCAACCGGCGCCGCTGGCGGCTCAACCACTCCCCGCTCTTCCTGGACTTCCTGGAAGGCAAGGTCGACTTCCCGTGCACCGCGTGGGCGATCCCCAACTACTCGCTCTTCGGCTGGCAGCGCCCCTGCTACCTGATGAGCGACGGATACGTCCCGACCTACCGCGAGCTGATCGAGAAGACCGACTGGGACAAGTACGGCCGCGGAAAGGACCCGCGGTGCGCCAACTGCATGGCCCACTGCGGCTACGAGCCCACCGCCGTCCTCGCCACCATGGGATCCCTGAAGGAGTCCCTGCGGGCCATGCGCGAGACGGTCTCCGGAAACCGGGAGTGA
- the ispG gene encoding flavodoxin-dependent (E)-4-hydroxy-3-methylbut-2-enyl-diphosphate synthase: MTAVPLGIPEVPARPIAERRPSRRIQVGPVPVGGGAPVSVQSMTTTRTSDIGATLQQIAELTAAGCEIVRVACPTQDDADALATIAKKSQIPVIADIHFQPKYVFAAIEAGCAAVRVNPGNIKQFDDRVQEIARAAEDHGTPIRIGVNAGSLDRRLLRKYGRATPEALVESALWEASLFEEHGFRDIKISVKHNDPVVMIEAYRQLAARCDYPLHLGVTEAGPAFQGTIKSAVAFGALLSQGIGDTIRVSLSAPPVEEVKVGIQILQALNLRQRRLEIVSCPSCGRAQVDVYKLADEVTAGLTGMRVPLRVAVMGCVVNGPGEAREADLGVASGNGKGQIFVKGRVVRTVPESRIVETLIEEAMKIAEQMEQDGVASGEPAVIVS, encoded by the coding sequence GTGACCGCCGTTCCCCTGGGCATCCCCGAGGTGCCGGCCCGGCCGATCGCCGAGCGGCGCCCGTCGCGCCGGATCCAGGTCGGACCGGTGCCGGTCGGCGGCGGCGCCCCGGTGTCCGTGCAGTCGATGACGACGACCCGTACGTCGGACATCGGCGCCACCCTCCAGCAGATCGCCGAACTGACCGCGGCCGGCTGCGAGATCGTCCGGGTCGCCTGCCCCACGCAGGACGACGCGGACGCCCTCGCGACCATCGCGAAGAAGTCGCAGATCCCGGTGATCGCCGACATCCACTTCCAGCCGAAGTACGTGTTCGCCGCGATCGAGGCCGGCTGCGCCGCGGTCCGCGTGAACCCGGGCAACATCAAGCAGTTCGACGACCGGGTGCAGGAGATCGCGCGGGCCGCCGAGGACCACGGCACGCCGATCCGGATCGGGGTCAACGCCGGTTCGCTGGACCGGCGGCTGCTGCGCAAGTACGGCAGGGCGACGCCGGAGGCGCTGGTGGAGTCGGCGCTGTGGGAGGCGTCGCTGTTCGAGGAGCACGGCTTTCGCGACATCAAGATCTCGGTCAAGCACAACGACCCGGTCGTGATGATCGAGGCCTACCGCCAGCTCGCCGCCCGGTGCGACTACCCCCTCCACCTCGGCGTCACCGAGGCCGGCCCCGCCTTCCAGGGCACGATCAAGTCGGCCGTCGCCTTCGGCGCGCTGCTGTCGCAGGGCATCGGCGACACCATCCGCGTGTCGCTGTCCGCCCCGCCCGTGGAGGAGGTCAAGGTCGGCATCCAGATCCTCCAGGCGCTGAACCTGCGGCAACGACGGCTGGAGATCGTCTCCTGCCCGTCCTGTGGCCGCGCTCAAGTGGATGTGTACAAGCTCGCCGATGAGGTCACCGCCGGCCTCACCGGCATGCGGGTGCCGTTGCGCGTCGCCGTCATGGGGTGTGTGGTGAACGGCCCCGGCGAGGCCCGCGAGGCCGACCTCGGCGTCGCCTCGGGGAACGGCAAGGGGCAGATCTTCGTGAAGGGCAGGGTCGTCAGGACCGTCCCCGAGTCGAGGATCGTGGAGACCCTGATCGAGGAAGCGATGAAGATCGCCGAGCAGATGGAACAGGACGGCGTCGCGTCGGGGGAGCCGGCCGTCATCGTGAGCTGA
- the dxs gene encoding 1-deoxy-D-xylulose-5-phosphate synthase has product MRILENIRQPRDLKALSEAQLAELSDEIRDFLVRAVARTGGHLGPNLGVVELTIALHRVFESPADRILWDTGHQSYVHKLLTGRQDFSKLRGKGGLSGYPSREESEHDVIENSHASTSLGWADGLAKARQVQGEKGHVVAVIGDGALTGGMAWEALNNIAAAKDRPLIIVVNDNERSYAPTIGGLAHHLAALRTTDGYEKALAWGKDVLLRSPVVGHALYEALHGAKKGFKDAFAPQGMFEDLGLKYVGPIDGHDIRAVESALRRAKRFHGPVLVHCRTEKGRGYEPALAHEEDHFHSVGVMDPLTCEPLTPSGGPSWTSVFGDEIVRIGEEREDVVAITAAMLHPVGLGPFAERFPDRVWDVGIAEQHAAVSAAGLATGGLHPVVAVYATFLNRAFDQLLMDVALHRCGVTFVLDRAGVTGVDGASHNGMWDMSILQVVPGLRIAAPRDADQLRAQLREAVAVDDAPTLIRFPKESVGPVVPAVDRMGGMDVLHRGERPEVLFVAVGVMAPVCLQAAELLRARGIGCTVVDPRWVKPVDPELPGLAARHRLVAVVEDNSRAAGVGSAVALALGDADVDVPVRRFGIPEQFLPHAKRSEVLADIGLTPVEIAGRVGASLAARAVAGEPVTPVPAPGRPSVGADAGRPSVGAESESVPAQKGVPPVTGGNAVDVQPSEESHA; this is encoded by the coding sequence GTGAGGATTCTGGAGAACATCCGGCAGCCACGCGACCTGAAGGCGCTGTCCGAGGCGCAACTGGCCGAACTGTCCGATGAGATCAGGGACTTCCTGGTGCGCGCCGTCGCCAGAACCGGCGGCCATCTCGGGCCCAACCTGGGCGTGGTGGAGCTGACCATCGCCCTGCACCGGGTCTTCGAGTCGCCGGCCGACCGCATCCTGTGGGACACCGGGCACCAGAGCTACGTGCACAAACTGCTGACCGGGCGCCAGGACTTCTCCAAGCTGCGCGGCAAGGGCGGCCTGTCCGGCTACCCCTCCCGCGAGGAGTCCGAGCACGACGTCATCGAGAACAGCCACGCCTCCACCTCGCTCGGCTGGGCCGACGGGCTGGCCAAGGCCCGCCAGGTGCAGGGCGAGAAGGGCCATGTCGTCGCGGTCATCGGCGACGGCGCGCTGACCGGCGGCATGGCCTGGGAGGCGCTGAACAACATCGCGGCCGCCAAGGACCGTCCGCTGATCATCGTCGTCAACGACAACGAACGCTCCTACGCGCCGACCATCGGCGGTCTCGCCCACCACCTCGCCGCCCTGCGCACCACCGACGGCTACGAGAAGGCGCTGGCCTGGGGCAAGGACGTGCTGCTGCGCAGCCCCGTCGTGGGCCACGCGCTGTACGAGGCCCTGCACGGCGCGAAGAAGGGCTTCAAGGACGCCTTCGCGCCGCAGGGCATGTTCGAGGACCTGGGACTGAAGTACGTCGGGCCGATCGACGGGCACGACATCAGGGCCGTCGAGTCGGCGCTGCGGCGCGCGAAGCGCTTCCACGGGCCGGTGCTGGTGCACTGCCGCACCGAGAAGGGGCGTGGCTACGAACCGGCCCTCGCCCACGAGGAGGACCACTTCCACTCCGTGGGCGTCATGGACCCGCTCACCTGCGAGCCCTTGACGCCCTCCGGCGGGCCGTCGTGGACCTCGGTGTTCGGCGACGAGATCGTGCGGATCGGCGAGGAGCGCGAGGACGTCGTGGCGATCACGGCGGCCATGCTGCACCCCGTCGGTCTCGGCCCGTTCGCCGAGCGGTTCCCGGACCGCGTCTGGGACGTCGGCATCGCCGAGCAGCACGCCGCGGTCTCCGCGGCAGGCCTCGCGACCGGCGGACTGCACCCCGTCGTCGCCGTCTACGCCACCTTCCTCAACCGGGCCTTCGACCAGCTGCTGATGGACGTGGCGCTGCACCGCTGCGGGGTGACGTTCGTGCTGGACCGGGCCGGGGTGACCGGTGTCGACGGCGCCTCCCACAACGGCATGTGGGACATGTCGATCCTCCAGGTCGTCCCGGGCCTGAGGATCGCCGCGCCGCGCGACGCCGACCAGCTGCGGGCCCAGCTGCGGGAGGCGGTCGCCGTCGACGACGCGCCGACGCTGATCCGCTTCCCGAAGGAGTCCGTCGGGCCGGTCGTGCCCGCGGTGGACCGGATGGGCGGCATGGACGTCCTGCACCGCGGCGAGCGGCCCGAGGTGCTGTTCGTCGCCGTCGGGGTGATGGCGCCGGTGTGCCTCCAGGCGGCCGAGCTGCTGCGGGCGCGCGGCATCGGCTGCACGGTCGTCGACCCGCGCTGGGTCAAGCCCGTCGACCCGGAGCTGCCCGGCCTCGCCGCCCGGCACCGCCTGGTCGCCGTCGTCGAGGACAACAGCCGGGCCGCAGGGGTCGGCTCGGCGGTCGCGCTCGCCCTGGGCGACGCGGACGTGGACGTACCGGTGCGCCGCTTCGGCATCCCCGAGCAGTTCCTGCCGCACGCCAAGCGGAGCGAGGTGCTGGCCGACATCGGGCTCACCCCGGTCGAGATCGCGGGCCGCGTCGGCGCGAGCCTCGCGGCACGCGCGGTGGCGGGGGAGCCAGTGACGCCGGTGCCGGCGCCGGGGCGGCCGTCGGTGGGGGCGGACGCGGGCCGGCCGTCGGTGGGGGCGGAGTCGGAGAGCGTGCCCGCGCAGAAGGGTGTCCCGCCGGTCACGGGCGGGAACGCCGTCGACGTACAGCCGTCGGAGGAGAGCCACGCATGA